The window AGCGGCTGGACCCGCTCGTCCGGGAAGGTCAGCCGCTGCATCCAGTCGAGGATCTCCTCACCGAGGAGGGTGGAGGTGAAGGACCCGGGGGTCGTCGAGATCGTCTTGAAGAGGCGGCCCAGATTGTGGTGCAGCCGGCTCACCGGGTAGTACGGGGTGTCCCCCTTGCTGATCAGCCGGGCGAACATCTTCGAGTGCCGGCACTCGTCCTCGATCTCCGTCAGCGCGTAGCGGACGTGCGCACTCGTCGCGGCCTTGTCGTAGATGTGCCGCACGAGCAGCTGCATGAGGATGATCTCGAACCAGATGCCGAGGGAGGCCAGCGCCGCAGCCTCGTGCTGGGACAGCGCGATCCGCTGCTCCTGCGACATCTTCCGCCACATCGGCGTCCCGTACAGGGACACCAGCTCCGGCGGCCAGAACCACTTCCCCTCCTCGAAGGGGGCGTCCCAGTCCAGCTCCTTGTCCGGGTCGAAGGAGTGCTTCGCGGAGGACACGAGCAGCCGCTCGGCCACCTGTTCCCGGTCCTTGAGCAGCCCGAGCGCGTCGCGCAGCACCTCCGCCTCCGACACCGGGTCCGTCGTGTTCACCGGGGGCACCGTGGTCATGGCTGTCGCAGCTCCTCGTCGGGAAGTTCGTACCGTTACCGGCGGTCATCGCTTATGAGACTACTTGTCAGCAAGGCCGTCAATCCTTTGCGCGCCACTTGTCGAGGACCGACGGACCGATCGGCCGGTGCCCCGCCGTGACGGCCCGTGCAGTAGCGTGCTGGCGTGTCCATGCCTCCACCGCAGCACCAGCCCCAGCCTTACGGCCAGCAGCCCCAGCCCTACGGCCAGCAGCCCCAGCCAGGCCCGTACGGTCAGCAGCCGTACCCGCCGCAGCCGCAGCCGTACGGCCAGCAGCCGTACCCCCCGCAGCAGCCCGGCCCGCCGCCCCCCGGCGGCTGGCAGCCCCCGCCGCCGCCCAAGAGCCGCGTGGGGCTGATCCTCGGGATCGTCGGCGGGGTCGTCGCGCTCGTGGTGGTCGCCGCGGTGGGGCTGTGGGTCGTCGGGACGCAGAGCACGAGCGGATTCCCGGAGGCCGAGTACAGGCTGACGCTGCCCGACACCGTGCTGGACGACGAGTACAAGCTGGCCCAGGATCTCTCCGACACCTCGGGGCAGCAGGTGGCCGAGGAGGCGGAGGGTGCCTGGGACGCCCGGGACGTCAAGGCCGCCGTCGGGCAGTACACCTCGGCGGACGGGGCCCAGGGCGCCCTGATCGTCTCGGGCATGTACGGCAGGTTCAAGAACACCGACGCCGCCCGCGACAACATGCTGAAGGGCGCGGCCGAGGTCGACTCGATCACGGTCGTCGTACCGCCGAAGGACTACACCCCCGGTGACGGGGATCTCACCATCAGCTGCCAGGTCGTCACCCAGAAGCAGGCCGGCAGCGAGATCACGTACCCGATGTGCGCCTGGGCCGACGGCAACACCGGGGCGTCCATCGCGGAACTCGGCGCGTCGAGCGTCGGGCAGGACCCCTCGAAGGTGGACGTGAAGGCCTTCGCGGAGCGCACCCTGGAGGTCCGCTCCGAGATCCGGCAGCGGATCAGCTGACGGCGGCGTCCGGCATGTCCGCCACGTCGGGTACCTCCGCCACGTCCGCCATGACCGGTCGCGCCGGTGCCGCCGGCCCCGCCGGGAACGACGTGCGCAGCGTGAAGGCGTAGGGCGTCGGACCGTGGGCGCGCAGATGGAGGAGCCGTTCCTCCGCCTCGGCCACGCTGGGGCGGTGACCGGCCGGCACCCACCACAGGGTGGCCATCGCCTCGGCCACCTGCTCGAAGAACTCCCGCCTGCGGGCGAGCAGTTCCCGGTGCTGCCCCTGGTACATGAAGGCGGTCAGGGCGTCGGTGTCCCGCCACACCGACATGTTGATGATCAGCCACTCGTCGCCGAGGACGGGCACGTCCGTGGCGTTGCCTGAGTCGCTCTGCAGACGCCAGACGAAGCCGGCGGAGGAGTCGGCGACCGCGTTCACGGGATCGAGCCCGTCCACGAAGTCCTTCAACCGCGGTGAGTCCAGCGGGGCTTTGAGACGGGCGATGTTGACCTGGGCGAGTTCGTACGGGGCGGTCGTCATGGCCGCACGATAGGTCGGGGCCGCTCGGGGATCACACTCCTTATCTCACCTGGTGGTCGCGCGGGGAGGCCACCGTGAGCCCCCGTCAGCCGGAGGCACCGAGCACCGCCCGCATCACCTCCCGCGCGATCGGCGCCGCGTCCCCGCCCCCGCTGATCTCCCCCCGTACCGCCTCCGCGTCCTCCACCACCACCGCCACGGCCACCTCGGGTTCGAGCGCGTCGTCGGACTGGGCCCAGCCGATGAACCAGGCGAAGGGAGTGCCGGAGTTGCCGATGCCGTGCTGGGCGGTTCCGGTCTTGCCCCCGACGATGGCGTGGCGCAGGGCGGCGTTGGCGCCGGTGCCGTCCTCGACGACGCCCCGCATGAGGTCACGCAGCTGCCGCGCGGTGGCCGGGTCCATGGCTCGGCGGAGGGTGCGCGTGTTCGAGCCGGCGACCGTGCGGCCGTCGGCCGTGGTGGTGCGTTCGACGAGGTACGGCGCCCGCACCGAACCCCCGTTGGCCACGGCCGCCGTGACGAGCGCCATCTGCAGGGGCGTGGCCCGGGTGTCGTACTGACCGATGGACGAGAGCGCGAGCTGCGCCCGGTCCATCTCGGTGTCGAAGGTGCTGGGCGCCACCCGGAACGGGATGCGCAGGCCCGCGCCGTCGAAGCCGAAGGCGCGCGCCGTGTCCGTCATGGCGCCGAGGCCGACGTCCACGCCCAGCTTCGCGAAGACCGTGTTGCAGGACCACTCGAAGGCATGGCGCAGGGAGGCGTTCTCGCACCCCTCGACCTCGTTGGACAGGGACGTCGTGGTGCCCGGCAGGGTGTACGGGGCGGGGGAGCGGGTGGGGGCGTCCACGTCCCCGACCACCCCGGCGTCCAGCGCGGCGGCGGCCGTCACCACCTTGAACGTCGAACCCGGCGGATAGGTCTGCCGCACCGCCCGGTTGAGCATCGGTCTGCTCGCGTCCGCGTTCAGCCGGGCCCACGCCTCGGTCACCTCGGGACCGTTGCCGGAGAGCACCCCGGGGTCGTACGACGGGCGTGAGACCAGCGCCAGGACGCGCCCGGTGGCCGGTTCGAGCGCGGCGACCGCGCCCCGGCGGGCGCCGAGCCCGAGGTAGGCCGCCCGCTGGGCGCCGTCCTGGAGGGTGGTGACGACCTGGCCGCCGGCGTTCCGGTCGCGGGTGAGGTCGTTCCACAGGGGGAGGAAGGACAGCAGCGGGTCGCTGCCGTCGAGGAGGGAGTCCTCCGCGTTCTCCAGGAAGGTCGTGCCGTACACCTGGGAGGCGAAGCCCGTGACCGGCGCGTACAACGGGCCGTCCCTGTACGTCCGTTCGAAGCGGAGCTGTTCACCGGTGTCCGTCGAGCCGGTGACCGGGCGCCCCTCGACCACGATGTCCCCGCGCGGCTGGCCCCAACGGGCGATCACCGGGCGGCGGTTGGCGGGACTGTCGTCGTAGGCCCGGGACTGCAGGACCTGGACACGGGTGGCGTTGACGAGGAGCGCGACCAGCAGCAGGGCGCAGAGGGCGGCGGCGCGGCGGATGTACTTGGTCATGTGCCCCGGACCTCCGGGCCGGCGCAGGGGTTCTGGGGGAGTGTCCCGGGCTCGTCCTGCCTCCGGGCCGAGTCGCTCAGCCGGATCAGCAGGGCCACGATGATCCAGTTGGTGACGACGGAGGAGCCGCCCTGGGCGAGGAAGGGCATCGGCATACCGGTCAGGGGGATGAGGCCGGTGACACCGCCCGCGATCACGAAGACCTGGAGGGCGATGATCGAGGCGAGGCCGGTGGCCAGGAGGCGGCCGAAGGGGTCGCGCAGGGCGAGGCCGGTGCGGAAGCCGCGCTCCACCAGCAGGGCGTAGAGCAGGAAGATCGCGGCGAGGCCGGCCAGGCCCAGCTCCTCGCCCGCCGTGGCCAGGATGAAGTCCGACTTGACGGCGAAGCCGATCAGGACGGAGTGGCCGAGTCCGAGGCCGGTGCCGAGCAGGCCGCCGGCGGCGAACGAGAAGAGGGACTGGGCGAGTTGGTTGGGGCCCCGGCCCGCCTCGATCGAGGCGAAGGGGTGCAGCCAGTCCTCGACGCGGCTGTGCACGTGCGGTTCGAGCCAGCCGACGGCCACCGCGCCCACACACGCCAGCAGCAGCCCCACCGCGATCCAGCCGGTGCGGCCCGTGGCGACGTAGAGCATGATCACGAACAGCCCGAAGAACAGCAGTGAGGTGCCCA is drawn from Streptomyces bottropensis ATCC 25435 and contains these coding sequences:
- a CDS encoding AurF N-oxygenase family protein, producing the protein MTTVPPVNTTDPVSEAEVLRDALGLLKDREQVAERLLVSSAKHSFDPDKELDWDAPFEEGKWFWPPELVSLYGTPMWRKMSQEQRIALSQHEAAALASLGIWFEIILMQLLVRHIYDKAATSAHVRYALTEIEDECRHSKMFARLISKGDTPYYPVSRLHHNLGRLFKTISTTPGSFTSTLLGEEILDWMQRLTFPDERVQPLVRGVTRIHVVEEARHVRYAREELRRQMVTAPRLSRSFTRVTSGEFARVFAVAFINPEVYTNVGLDRRVAVAQVRASAHRRDIMQTGAKRLTDFLDDIGVLQGVGRRMWRSSGLLA
- a CDS encoding DUF3291 domain-containing protein; the encoded protein is MTTAPYELAQVNIARLKAPLDSPRLKDFVDGLDPVNAVADSSAGFVWRLQSDSGNATDVPVLGDEWLIINMSVWRDTDALTAFMYQGQHRELLARRREFFEQVAEAMATLWWVPAGHRPSVAEAEERLLHLRAHGPTPYAFTLRTSFPAGPAAPARPVMADVAEVPDVADMPDAAVS
- a CDS encoding penicillin-binding transpeptidase domain-containing protein, which codes for MTKYIRRAAALCALLLVALLVNATRVQVLQSRAYDDSPANRRPVIARWGQPRGDIVVEGRPVTGSTDTGEQLRFERTYRDGPLYAPVTGFASQVYGTTFLENAEDSLLDGSDPLLSFLPLWNDLTRDRNAGGQVVTTLQDGAQRAAYLGLGARRGAVAALEPATGRVLALVSRPSYDPGVLSGNGPEVTEAWARLNADASRPMLNRAVRQTYPPGSTFKVVTAAAALDAGVVGDVDAPTRSPAPYTLPGTTTSLSNEVEGCENASLRHAFEWSCNTVFAKLGVDVGLGAMTDTARAFGFDGAGLRIPFRVAPSTFDTEMDRAQLALSSIGQYDTRATPLQMALVTAAVANGGSVRAPYLVERTTTADGRTVAGSNTRTLRRAMDPATARQLRDLMRGVVEDGTGANAALRHAIVGGKTGTAQHGIGNSGTPFAWFIGWAQSDDALEPEVAVAVVVEDAEAVRGEISGGGDAAPIAREVMRAVLGASG